One genomic window of Choristoneura fumiferana chromosome 14, NRCan_CFum_1, whole genome shotgun sequence includes the following:
- the LOC141434780 gene encoding tumor susceptibility gene 101 protein-like, which translates to MANDEAILKQYLSKYQHRDYTAREVISLIQAYRSLTYRLEAFVFNNGTRKDLLNLEGTIPVHYKGAYYNIPICIWLMDTHPTNVPLCFVKPTPDMSIKISKYVDSNGKVYLPFLHEWNPQGSTLLKLIQCMIAAFGELPPVYSKPRSEAARPPYPMNSFMPQPFPAGQYPQVSPQPGYPQATPYPTTSNVPYPNYSSPYPSATPVPTNGVPYPPASTNTPYPPQQGAYQTGPDNNSGTITEEHIKASLLSAVEDKLRRRLKEQSQQSQAELETLRRTQQELQEGKTRLEDIMGRLQRERSELDKNVAILQEKEKELQAAVERLADQEGVDVDEAVVTTAPLYSQLLNAFAEEATLEDAIYYMGEALRKEVIDLDTFMKQVRALARRQFTLRALMHKCRQKAQLAC; encoded by the coding sequence ATGGCTAACGACGAAGCGATTCTGAAGCAATACttgtctaagtatcaacatcgcgATTACACAGCTCGAGAGGTAATTAGTTTGATACAAGCGTACAGAAGTCTCACATATCGTTTAGAGGCCTTTGTTTTTAACAATGGCACGAGAAAAGATCTACTTAACTTGGAGGGTACAATTCCTGTACATTACAAAGGTGCATATTACAACATTCCTATTTGTATCTGGTTAATGGACACCCATCCGACTAATGTACCATTGTGCTTCGTTAAACCGACACCAGATATGTCTATTAAGATATCTAAATATGTGGACAGTAATGGAAAAGTTTATCTTCCGTTTTTGCACGAATGGAACCCACAGGGATCGACATTACTAAAGTTAATTCAGTGTATGATCGCTGCTTTCGGCGAGTTGCCTCCAGTGTACTCTAAGCCGCGCAGTGAGGCGGCCAGGCCTCCGTATCCGATGAATTCATTTATGCCGCAGCCTTTCCCAGCTGGGCAGTACCCCCAGGTGTCGCCTCAACCTGGCTACCCTCAAGCTACACCATACCCAACCACTTCTAATGTGCCTTACCCCAATTATAGCTCACCTTATCCTAGTGCAACTCCAGTTCCTACTAATGGGGTGCCATACCCTCCTGCATCAACAAACACTCCATATCCTCCTCAACAAGGGGCTTACCAGACTGGACCAGATAACAACAGTGGCACGATAACTGAAGAGCACATAAAAGCATCTTTGCTGTCTGCTGTTGAGGATAAACTGAGGAGAAGATTAAAGGAACAGTCCCAGCAGTCTCAGGCTGAGCTTGAAACTCTGAGACGCACTCAGCAAGAGCTTCAAGAGGGCAAGACAAGACTTGAAGATATAATGGGAAGGTTACAGAGAGAACGCTCAGAACTGGACAAGAATGTTGCCATCCTGCAAGAGAAGGAAAAAGAATTGCAGGCCGCTGTGGAGAGGCTGGCTGACCAGGAAGGAGTGGATGTTGATGAAGCCGTTGTCACCACTGCTCCATTGTACTCACAGCTTCTGAATGCTTTTGCAGAGGAAGCAACTCTAGAAGACGCTATTTACTATATGGGAGAGGCCCTGCGTAAGGAAGTGATTGACTTGGACACATTTATGAAGCAGGTGCGTGCATTAGCTCGACGTCAATTCACTCTGAGGGCCTTAATGCACAAGTGCAGACAGAAGGCGCAACTAGCTTGCTAA
- the LOC141434900 gene encoding LOW QUALITY PROTEIN: MAU2 chromatid cohesion factor homolog (The sequence of the model RefSeq protein was modified relative to this genomic sequence to represent the inferred CDS: inserted 2 bases in 1 codon) yields MASTQDAWYISLLGLAEHFRTSNPPDIKSCIQCLQAVFNFKPPQRVEARTHLQLGNILLTHTKTXRLARNHLEQSWCLSQTINGFDDVKFEAASVLAELFEQQGQPTHSKPILRKAIELSQHSVYWHCRLIFQLAQIHATEREYEVASSLLGVGVDYAQISNAAYTRVLFLLSRVMLLLIDKKIQEVLPLLNQAGHLVDSWAGSPHQKEYLKVFFLVLQVCHYLMAGQVKSVKPCLKQLQQSIQTIMAPSWPDDDSKYYLVRFI; encoded by the exons ATGGCGTCAACGCAGGACGCTTGGTATATTTCTTTACTTGGTTTAGCAGAACATTTCCGAACATCAAATCCTCCTGACATAAAAAGTTGTATTCAGTGCCTACaagctgtttttaattttaaaccacCGCAAAGAGTTGAGGCTCGAACTCATTTACAACTAGGAAATATCCTATTGACACACACTAAAAC TCGACTTGCGAGGAATCATTTAGAACAGAGT TGGTGCCTGTCTCAGACTATCAATGGTTTCGATGACGTTAAGTTCGAGGCAGCAAGTGTGCTGGCAGAGTTGTTTGAGCAGCAGGGACAGCCGACACACTCCAAACCCATTCTTCGAAAAGCCATTGAGTTGTCACAGCACAGTGTATATTGGCACTGCAGGCTGATATTTCAACTGGCA caaatccatGCAACAGAGCGAGAATATGAAGTGGCCAGCAGTCTCTTGGGCGTGGGAGTAGATTATGCCCAAATCTCTAATGCAGCATACACCAGGGTGCTATTCCTACTCAGTAGGGTTAtg TTGCTGTTAATAGATAAGAAAATCCAGGAAGTATTACCGCTGCTGAACCAAGCAGGGCACCTAGTGGACTCATGGGCAGGCAGCCCTCACCAAAAAGAGTACCTAAAGGTGTTCTTCTTAGTTCTACAA GTATGCCATTACTTAATGGCTGGGCAGGTGAAGAGTGTGAAGCCCTGTCTTAAACAGCTGCAGCAAAGCATTCAGACCATTATGGCTCCCTCATGGCCTGATGATGACAGTAAGTACTATCTTGTGAGATTTATTTAG
- the LOC141434781 gene encoding large ribosomal subunit protein uL11-like — MPPKFDPNEVKIVNLRCVGGEVGATSSLAPKIGPLGLVIPKKVGDDIAKATSDWKGLKITVQLIVQNRQAQISVVPSAAALIIRALKEPPRDRKKQKNIKHSGNITLEDVIGIAKIMQPRSMARHLSGSVKEILGTAQSVGCTVEGRPPHDLINDINSGALTIDD; from the exons ATGCCGCCTAAGTTTGATCCTAATGAAGTTAAAATCG TTAACTTGAGGTGTGTCGGTGGAGAAGTCGGTGCCACGTCTTCTTTGGCTCCTAAGATTGGTCCTCTTGGTCTCGTga TCCCCAAAAAGGTTGGTGATGACATCGCCAAGGCCACCAGCGACTGGAAGGGTCTTAAGATCACTGTGCAGCTCATTGTCCAGAACAGACAGGCACAAATCTCTGTGGTGCCGTCAGCTGCTGCTCTCATCATCAGAGCCCTGAAGGAGCCCCCACGTGACCGCAAGAAGCAGAAGAACA TTAAACACAGCGGCAATATCACCCTCGAAGATGTGATTGGCATCGCCAAGATTATGCAGCCTCGCTCCATGGCCCGTCACCTCTCTGGCTCGGTCAAGGAGATCCTTGGAACAGCCCAGTCGGTCGGCTGCACGGTTGAGGGCAGACCCCCGCACGACCTTATCAATGACATCAACAGTGGAGCCCTCACCATTGATGATTAA
- the LOC141434784 gene encoding large ribosomal subunit protein uL11-like, which yields MPPKFDPNEVKIVNLRCVGGEVGATSSLAPKIGPLGLSPKKVGDDIAKATSDWKGLKITVQLIVQNRQAQISVVPSAAALIIRALKEPPRDRKKQKNIKHSGNITLEDVIGIAKIMQPRSMARHLSGSVKEILGTAQSVGCTVEGRPPHDLINDINSGALTIDD from the exons ATGCCGCCTAAGTTTGATCCTAATGAAGTTAAAATCG TTAACTTGAGGTGTGTCGGTGGAGAAGTCGGTGCCACGTCTTCTTTGGCTCCTAAGATTGGTCCTCTTGGTCTC TCCCCCAAAAAGGTTGGTGATGACATCGCCAAGGCCACCAGCGACTGGAAGGGTCTTAAGATCACTGTGCAGCTCATTGTCCAGAACAGACAGGCACAAATCTCTGTGGTGCCGTCAGCTGCTGCTCTCATCATCAGAGCCCTGAAGGAGCCCCCACGTGACCGCAAGAAGCAGAAGAACA TTAAACACAGCGGCAATATCACCCTCGAAGATGTGATTGGCATCGCCAAGATTATGCAGCCTCGCTCCATGGCCCGTCACCTCTCTGGCTCGGTCAAGGAGATCCTTGGAACAGCCCAGTCGGTCGGCTGCACGGTTGAGGGCAGACCCCCGCACGACCTTATCAATGACATCAACAGTGGAGCCCTCACCATTGATGATTAA
- the LOC141434783 gene encoding tumor susceptibility gene 101 protein-like: MANDEAILKQYLSKYQHRDYTAREVISLIQAYRSLTYRLEAFVFNNGTRKDLLNLEGTIPVHYKGAYYNIPICIWLMDTHPTNVPLCFVKPTPDMSIKISKYVDSNGKVYLPFLHEWNPQGSTLLKLIQCMIAAFGELPPVYSKPRSEAARPPYPMNSFMPQPFPAGQYPQVSPQPGYPQATPYPTTSNVPYPNYSSPYPSATPVPTNGVPYPPASTNTPYPPQQGAYQTGPDNNSGTITEEHIKASLLSAVEDKLRRRLKEQSQQSQAELETLRRTQQELQEGKTRLEDIMGRLQRERSELDKNVAILQEKEKELQAAVERLADQEGVDVDEAVVTTAPLYSQLLNAFAEEATLEDAIYYMGEALRKEVIDLDTFMKQVRALARRQFTLRALMHKCRQKAQLAC, encoded by the coding sequence ATGGCTAACGACGAAGCGATTCTGAAGCAATACttgtctaagtatcaacatcgcgATTACACAGCTCGAGAGGTAATTAGTTTGATACAAGCGTACAGAAGTCTCACATATCGTTTAGAGGCCTTTGTTTTTAACAATGGCACGAGAAAAGATCTACTTAACTTGGAGGGTACTATTCCTGTACATTACAAAGGTGCATATTACAACATTCCTATTTGTATCTGGTTAATGGACACCCATCCGACTAATGTACCATTGTGCTTCGTTAAACCGACACCAGATATGTCTATTAAGATATCTAAATATGTGGACAGTAATGGAAAAGTTTATCTTCCGTTTTTGCACGAATGGAACCCACAGGGATCGACATTACTAAAGTTAATTCAGTGTATGATCGCTGCTTTCGGCGAGTTGCCTCCAGTGTACTCTAAGCCGCGCAGTGAGGCGGCCAGGCCTCCGTATCCGATGAATTCATTTATGCCGCAGCCTTTCCCAGCTGGGCAGTACCCCCAGGTGTCGCCTCAACCTGGCTACCCTCAAGCTACACCATACCCAACCACTTCTAATGTGCCTTACCCCAATTATAGCTCACCTTATCCTAGTGCAACTCCAGTTCCTACTAATGGGGTGCCATACCCTCCTGCATCAACAAACACTCCATATCCTCCTCAACAAGGGGCTTACCAGACTGGACCAGATAACAACAGTGGCACGATAACTGAAGAGCACATAAAAGCATCTTTGCTGTCTGCTGTTGAGGATAAACTGAGGAGAAGATTAAAGGAACAGTCCCAGCAGTCTCAGGCTGAGCTTGAAACTCTGAGACGCACTCAGCAAGAGCTTCAAGAGGGCAAGACAAGACTTGAAGATATAATGGGAAGGTTACAGAGAGAACGCTCAGAACTGGACAAGAATGTTGCCATCCTGCAAGAGAAGGAAAAAGAATTGCAGGCCGCTGTGGAGAGGCTGGCTGACCAGGAAGGAGTGGATGTTGATGAAGCCGTTGTCACCACTGCTCCATTGTACTCACAGCTTCTGAATGCTTTTGCAGAGGAAGCAACTCTAGAAGACGCTATTTACTATATGGGAGAGGCCCTGCGTAAGGAAGTGATTGACTTGGACACATTTATGAAGCAGGTGCGTGCATTAGCTCGACGTCAATTCACTCTGAGGGCCTTAATGCACAAGTGCAGACAGAAGGCGCAACTAGCTTGCTAA